A region of the Arctopsyche grandis isolate Sample6627 chromosome 10, ASM5162203v2, whole genome shotgun sequence genome:
ACACTTGAAGCACAGACAGCCCCGAAGCTCGAAGCAGACGATATCCAACCAAATCGTTCCAATCATATCGAAGTTTCTTCCCTCAGTACAATTGTCCCTCGTACACGATTATAATATTCCTCACGAAATGTTCCTGTACCTTAAGTCTGAAATAGACGATCGTCCATATATCCCAACAACCTTATCCCATCCCTAATTCCCGTCCTTCCCGGGCTCTTATCAGAGCCCCCAATTAAATTGCAATCGGTAATTGACATATCATCATCAAGAAATTGAACAATGCAACAGGGTCATCAGTGCTGCGCCACATCGCCGAAGATCTccattaaaatatcaaagaaaaTTTGCAAGACTTTCTAGATCAAAACATGGAAAGTCGCATATCAGAGGAAAAAACGACCACAGACTTGGATGAAACAAAGTCAAATGTTCTTTCTTTATGTAAGTGatttattatgaattaaaattatcattGAGTAGGGCTGTCAAGTAAATTATGCATACAAACTTTTCCACTAGATAAgcaaaattaaaagtaaaatgtaATTACGTAAACTAACTACTTATCGAGTATTTTTCATAATGAAAACGAGATTTCAATTGGTCGACGAGTTTTGTTATGAATTTCTGATATGTATGCGAATACTATTAGAAAGATTCAAACGAATAGAACATCTCGGCCCAAAATTCTTAAGTGATATAACAAGAATCACGCATTTTTTTTCAAGGTTTATATTAGATTCACTTCGTCCAAAGTTCATACTGTAAAGTAAACTGAAATTATAGATGTAGATGAAAATGACAACCTTGTAAATAAGCTAACTgaaaatagaattaaaaaaaaactgctaGTATAAATAATCGTCGGAATTGACGGACTGCGTTCCCTAACCGATAGAAAACGCTTCGTTTAATCTTAccttaagtattttaaagcagaacaaaataatatatttatatgtattcaaatttagCGAACAATACGAATTATTACGTGGAAAACTAACCCACCCTTTCATAAACAGATCgatattttcatctacatatcctGATATGTACACACGGAtggtatacaaatttaaatatgtatgcatgtgcatGGGCGCCTGCAGGGGGGGAGCAAGGGGGGCACTTGCCCCTCCctggattgattgaaaatagtcaaataTTTAGTTGTATGAGCTACATACATCTTCCAGAATTCCAACTGCAAGTTCAAAACCTGCTCAGTGTAGTAAAACTTTACCGAGGTGATATTCCGATAACTATTTCAGggatatttttgagaaaacagTACAACTCGCACAGAAAGTGGATATTGAACTGATTATCCCAAGACAGTGTGGAAGACAAAAGCATCGAAGTAATCCGGGAACCATAAGTGTTGAAGAGTACTTCAGACAAACAGTTTACATTCCATACTTAGATTATCTAATTAACTCAATGGAGAGTCGATTTTGTGAAGCCAACAGTGCACAGCGTTGCTACATCCTTCGAAATTGTGCAAACTGAATCGTCAACAGTTTAAGGATATAATGTCTACTATTAATCAGATATACCACATTGATAATTTTGAAACTGAAGCCTTGAGTTGGTTTGATTTTTGGAAAACGCGAGAATACAAAAGTAGCCCAGATTTCATCGACTTGTTACCTTTTACAAAGTTTTATCCGAGTGTCAGGTATGCCTTACTAGTTTTTACGTTACGTTCACCATACAAATACGCTACAGTAAATTAAAACTACGTTGAAAATTTTCTGCGGGCGCCCATGTGCACGTGTGCtatttacatgcatatttaTGCCTTGGTAGTTAAATCGTCCGAATCGATATTGTAGGTATATCATAAATCCTTCATTTCATCTACAAATAAATGCGCGACGTacattgatttacatatgttattGGTATTCCTTTGGGAAATACAAAGTTTTCCATTCCATTGTCCAAAATTGGAGATGTATTATTCATTTGGTGAATATAGCGCAGCACGGGttacatatttgtttgtttggcGTAACCCACATGCGCCGTGCCTGAAAACGTTGCGTAGGCACCCCACGTAGTCAAATAAAACGATTCGACTTTCTCTGAATAACAAAGCGACGTTGCCACATCTTTTGTTTACGTGCGCTttggatgtacatatacataaccaACATTCGGTTGAGTGATGGTatgaattcataaaaaaaatcaaacaccgAAAATATCTTGTTTACAAAGTCATTTGGAAACTTGACTTGAATCCAGAATTGtgccatttatgtacatacatacatacattgtaatttGTTATGCAagctataaaatatacatatgtatgaatgtttatTATCTGTTTGCGAATTTGACTTTCTTTATAATTTTCgtagtacatacgtataagtTCAGTTACTTTTTACAACTTGATTTTAATGCCTTTTGCAATTTGATTGCTAAATATGGTTTAATAACATAGTTAATAAATATCACTAGGCGAACTTCTAAATGAAAGCGTCAAATAAAAAACTAcgaactggataaacgtcaggcacttttcagaaattcgaatttcaaacgcgtcttacatgatatttttgcaccatcgtaatggaggaggatccatttacttatattgatgaccaaaatgagcaatatggcaaagtatgaaaacgatcggataagaggcaaactttttcctgatttgtaatcgtaagtgaaacgtaaaggaggtatataaaaaaaggacaGTTTTTTACAATTGACGACTATCCATTTCATTTTCTCAAtcctttttttcaatattcattgaTAGATAGGGCTGCCAGGCGTCCCGGTATTCCGTGTTTGTCCCGGTTTCAAGCCTCTCGTCTCGGCATCCGAAGGAACTTTTCGGGACAGTCAAAAATCCCGGTTTTATATTATACTCATTGTTCAGAGATACCGAGTTCTCGCAGTTActaagttgaaaaaaataatatcaaaatacgtgcaatagTGTAGCCATCAACGGTCACTTTAAAACGTGGGGGGTGGGGGGGATACAATTAAAATGTCCCGGTTTGGATATCAATAAAGCTGGCAGCCCTATTGCTAGAAAGCTTCTCCAGTCCTTTTCCAGTAGTCTTGCACACTTTTCATAGTCAGCACACAATCTTAATTGGGAATCATTGGAAATAGTAACTAAAGTTAAGTCTAAGAAATCTTTTTCAAGGACTACATTGACAATAAATCAATGTAAGACATTTATTTAATGATCGTACtaaatgtttcaatataaaatttaattcaattcaaatattttgatctgaataatttaattaaactaaattatccTCTTGTACCCttcgatgtttttatttttgccatGATAAATCTTATAAAGGtgatttttttatcacataCATGTCATCTGATGAAGATTTCTAAAGATATGGTATAGAAGCTATCCAATGAAGATGTGATCATGTATTCCATAATTTTctgaagtatatatgtatatttgattgcATTCCTACAAAttagattttataataaatatgtatagtaaatccACATTGCATTCTTGTCAGATTTACAACAAACTTTACACAAGTGTTTGTGCAAAAACACCAAACAGTGGCtggcttttttatataaaaacgaaGGACTTGCAACCGTTTTACGGTTTGTTTTGTGTGACTCATAGACCGTAAACGTCAAACGCAAGGACAAATTCAAGGAGGGTGGTGGTGCTTTGGCAAAATCGTAAAAGCGCGTATGCGAACTGACGTGACCATTTTATGAGAGGGGGGAGTAGGAGTTACATACGTATTTAGAGCCAACATAAAACCGGTACTACTATGTTGGTGGGGAAGTGAGATAGAGCGAGTTTGCTTGAGTGAGATAAAAGGAGACAggtgtgtatgtttgtgaacGGCGGCGAGTCGATTTCTCGCAACTGCGCAGTGGCGAAAAGCGACGTTGCCGCTCTTCCAGTCACGTACAACAGACAGGGGGACTAAACTGTCGAACTGTTACGATAATAATCCAATTTTATTGTTGGTTTTCAAATGTGTCAATTGCATGATTTTGACTTGGCAGTGTGAAGAAAAACACACAATTTTTCATTGGTAAATAAATATTCTGATCAGCCATGCAAGCCCATAAGTGTATACTCTTCCTCTCTTATTTTACTATCAGAAGGAAAATTCAAAAGCAGAGGGCTTcagctaaattaaaaatattcctgAGGTGACTTGATCGTAAGAAACAATATATTCACTTTTAAATTTCGAGGTGCCTGGAATTATTCTTTGAATCAATTGCCAAGATATTCTGATTAATaacttattatatacatataaagttaaTAATAggaattaaatttttagatgatcataaattaattaataacatgAATTTAAtctaacaaaataattaaatagatgaatttaatctaaaaaattaataaaatatatgaatttaatctaaaaaattaattaaatagatgaatttaaatatataaagccTTCAGCGAAAATGATatctcctacaaaaatattggcaaattagtcaaatattgTCTTTGTTTACCTGAAACACATTCATCTGCTTGAAGTACTTTTTGTGGTCCAGTGATAAAACGCAATATTGACTGTTGAAACTtaaaaatgtttgctaatcgaTAAGAATAGTTTTAGCCAGTTCTGTGTAGGattttataagagcattaaTTCTTTGTTAGTTTTTAATAATGGaagaatttagaaaaaaaaatttttttgataaaatgtcctggttttcaatttgaaaaaatggtcaccttatcATAACTAGACTTAGGTTACACCGAGATTACACTTAAACATGGTTTCCGCTATTCGTTCTATTGTCAATCTCTTGAAAATTACATGTTTTACTAGCTTTTTTGCCATCTTGCAAATACTGAATACTAATGAATTTTCCAagaaaaaaccaaaaataaaagcttttaaaaagaaACCGCGTATAACCACCCTTAAATCATCGTAGGTCAATAGAAATCAAGAACCATGTCAGCCTACTGCTTAAAATAACTTAAATAAGACATAAGTAAATAAACGTCGCCACGAGAATAAAAGTTTTTCTGTTTTGTCCATGAATGTCACTAACTCGCTCTCACTGTAGCTGCAACATGTGATTGGTAATGTCAGTTGGTCATGTCGGATATGGTTTTCAACCCCAGAATAGTGCATGTATTAAACGATTAAGTTGGCATGCTTGAATATATGTTAAGTTGGTACACTGCGTAACGCCGCGACTAAACAACGGTTCGTTTGATGCATTGAggaaataaacataataaaatctCATTGAACTACCGCGTGTTCCTTCATAAAttcaattctacatatgtatgtagaatttcaaaatttatttcgaaataataaCTCAAAAACAATATGCAGAAACCCTCTAGTGCTattggttcagtgattattccgcaacaAGCGATATCGcgtaagtcactaaaatctcgatcacggaagatctggcacccaaaaattccatcaatcgaaagctacacACGCGTACTAACAATAACTAgagtgccagatgtttcgtgatcgagattttagtgacttgcgcgagatcgctttttgcggaataatccgtttagcagtgataattaaaattatttagctcattttttcttaaaattattagtTTCTATTTtgttatgaatgtatgtaaaaaatattgaattcaagggatttatagattttataggagaaaaatttcattattataaagTTCAATTGTGTGAATCcttctttatatttaaaattaaagttgtGAATTTCTAGATACGAATTTTAAGTgggtgtgtatattttaaaagaaaattataaataaaccgTTGGATATTGTGATGAATCCTTGAATAGGAATGCTCTGGGTCTGGGTTTAGAATAGAAATTCGCTTGCATCACAGTATCTCTGAAATAGGACATTGAATAATCGATTTTGTTGCACTTTCTACtcttaaaattttcataataatctggaaaatattatgaaaaataaactaTTGCAACTTTTGTTACAATTGATctaacttttatatatatttatatttataatacatttatattttctgAACTGAATGAACTACAAACTGACAATCTGATGTAATGTTATGTCCTGTTTACGGAACGACTTCAAATTTTGGCAGGTATTCTGTCAAAATATTCGATactgattaaaaattataatactacatacacatttttttttatgtatgtagaacaaaTTGAGTAAACTAAACAGACGTCATAATTAGACAGGTGTTGagtattgtaaataaaacaaatatttacttGATACACTGAATATTGTTGTAAACTacggaatattttaaattaaaaaaatcgtagTATTGAACATGGcgtgtaaaaaaatgtttagatttattttaaaaacgtgACTAATGATACCGCATTTTCCAGGATGTTGAATAGCCACCATATCAACAGTCTAAAATCCACATACGTGAACTGCGCAGTtatattttcgtataaaaaaaatcgcaatttatacatttaatcaTATTTGTGGAGACGAATATTGATTTATGAAAGATTACAAGACAAATCTAAGGATGAACTCCTGAAATCTATCATTTCCATATTGTCATGTAATTGTTACAGTTTATGCCAGTCATTTAATCTCCAAGTCGCAATGTAAGAGTTGcattataaatacgtatatcgtACGATTCACGTATCTGGTTTTTTCGATTCGTTATCTAATATTTGCGAAATCTTACTTCGAATGTTGACGACGAGATCGCAAGTATTTCGAAAGTCGAACATTCGGGTTTTTTCCAGCTTCAAGTAGGTGCTCAGACACACATAATTCAACGAAGCTATCGGTTGAACCGACAAAAAATCAGCAGAACACCACTagtctcatatacatatgtatttcaaattaataaaaagtgaTCTAACTGCCGTTACCAGTTGGTTCAAATATGATGCACTACTTTTTCTGTCTCTACATATTCAACAGTTGAAATCATCTGCTCATACCCACCATAGAAGTCTTGTAGATGCTACaaaatgtttttactttaaataGAATTGAACTAAAATAGTATACTTACAATTAGCAGAATTGAACTGTGGCTTGTTGCTCTGGTTAGTACTACATACGTTTCGTTACCAGTTTTTATTCGATTGCGGCATATAACTAGAACGGACAGTAAAATCTGGGACTGTAATGTTCAAActtattctttatttattattcattattatttattattcaaattatacgTTATACTTTAATATATTCAGCAGATACGCGTGagtaaaagtaaaaatgtattgtaaACTCTCAAGGATATAAAGTGTCGATGTCTCGGCAGGTTTCTCATTTCAAATTCAGTGTTTGAAAATTGTTGATCGCTTATGGTACCTTTACTGATTTCCGCGTcgatgattatattataatttttgctaGAACGGAAAGGCATGAATATCTCCACGAATTTGTAAAAGTATGAATCACGCATAATTCGTCATTGAATTTACGTACGTTCTAGATAAgatgatatttataaaaaatactgtcattttgtttcaattttttgtcatttttttcttattttttgtcattttgtttcaattttataatgatatatgtataaactggagaatatcaataaaaaaattggccTTTTTGATGTTTGTCTACCGTGTGAAATTGTAACAACATTCAATGACAATGCTACATGTGTTTATATCTTAATAATTATTTAGTGTATGTGGTCCTAGTATCATATTATAATtaccttattttttatatattatttcacgagaaaaatacatttttattttattagtaattaCTAAGCTCTTCTTAGTTCaaaaacgatttggtcgtgtgacgaagtttggaatcttatccgatcgttttcatactttgccattttggtcatcaatatgagtggaagtgtcatccgccattatgatggtaaaaaaaatatcgtattagatacgtttgaaaatactttagtatttctccctgacgtttatcgAGCGTTTTTTAGCCTCTTAAGAGAATCAAATTGTAACACGCTCGCTCCTGTCGATGATGCAGACAACAGGAtgcataaaaaatgcatttactGTGCTTCTCAAGTCCAGGTGCATCGCCTTCGATGCAGGTGTAGGATGAAAAGAATGCAGGTAGTTGAGGCTACCTATTTCTTAAATCGGGTTTCAAAATTCTGTCAGTGAACACATGAGAACCAGCTGTTTATATTCAggtataatatagatatataatatgttcatacatacatatgtatacatttgtacCTGAATACAAACCTAACATCCTGTTTATAAATTTTGGTCATGTGTATatggaatttttgattttatcattACGTTTTTATCTTTCGAATAATAGGCGGAATCAAATGAGAATGCTTCTGGTTGATTCTTCAATTATaagaaaactttttaaaatttataaaaaataaaatatttacacaccTTTTACAAGCTTTATTTAACTTGATATCAagcattaaattgaaataatatcaaaaaatatctattttttcttgtattttataaaaaaatacacgttttaatacatacatatacatatagaggAAACAGTCGTCGAccactaattttttttaaagttaaataaataaaactttaaaaaaaattagaaccCTGTGACAATACTGAGTATCTTTTGCGCCCTTAATAGTGCTCCTGTTTAGCATATTCATACATGCACTATCAATTggtattaatgtacatattttttaattcaagtgGCCAACGACTATCGCATAGCCACAGCAGTGTTGTGGCATATCTGAAATCATTTGATTGTATACATACGGTATTATAGTTATACATTTGATATTGCGAATTAGTTTATACTCGCATCTAAATAAAACTAatcatgaaaatgtgaaaatttttttacatacaaatatgtatttggAAACCTTTGAAAAGGCAACTAAGGGTTGTtactgtacatattttcatactaATTATTTTGGTAAACAATTTATACTGGctaacatatgcacatacatatactacatatagtCATAGTACGGCGTAACtctttaatgtaaaaatatttaacgtaATTATTgatcaaattattttcaaatttctcaTTGGTTTTATGCTTATTTACTAAAATTCTCACTTGTtaactaattaaaatttcacaaaatgtggagtatatatacataagtacatacatatgtatgtacatatgtagtatggaaATTGCGAGTAATTTTTATATGACAAACACTAGCCTTTACAATTGAGTTGCTATACTTAAGTTTTATaagcatttcaaaattaaaatgtgtaattagcataaaaataataattttatactacAGGACACTTGCGGTGAATTTATCTCAGATCTTAACAATTACGTACTTAAATTCGtaatatttcactattttaGCACTAtaaagtacataatatataatatacaaaatcagTTGGAAAAGCTTCAGTactcaaataaaataagaagCGTATACTAATTATTTCAAAAGCATAAAATATATGACATCAAAATATGGCATGTGGGAAATAAGATTTACATGTTGTATCAGTCATATTACATCACATATCTATATATTAGTGATATATTAATTCATTTGTAAAACCGTGCAAGCGTTCGATACTAAAGTTTGAAGATGCTGATATAGTCATATATGATTTCTATATGCTTCTAAAACTACTTGCTGTATTTTGTTTCGCACTTCTAGTTTTTTAACAGGatccaaattttcaatatacgGCAACAAACTTATGAGAAACTGGTAATCGGTTCCAATGTTTGAGATTTGACTTTGCAGAGTTGCGATAGTGTTCAATAATCTCTTCTGTTGCAAAACTAAACTTTCGATAGCGATGTCgcgtatttttcttttttgactTCTAGACTGATCCAACGATGTTGACGAAATCGATTGAGACGAAATCAAAGATTGATGCGAAAATAGCGATGGGaacaaatttaattgatttgaattttCTACGTATTCACTATCGTCTACTTCACTTTCTTCCTTTTTCACGTCGCGGAAATCGTTGTATTTTCTATTCGTGTCTTCTTCTGATGATAAGTGTTCATTTCTAGATAGATGTATCCCTGATGATTTCGGACTTATGACATCTTTTACGAAAAGCATCATTTCGAAAAATTCCCATTTTGACGAATAATCGTGTCTGTCCATGTCGGGTCTTATGGGACATTTCTGTATTTCTCTTCTAAATCTATCTTTCATGCTCTTCCATTTTGTCTTCACAACACTAcctgaaataaaaatagaaataaacaaaaatggaAAATGCAGTTAAGAAAACGACAATATAAAAGCTATTAATATTTTAGACATGTCATCATTGTGTTGCGATATGTGTTACGTTCGAATGAAATGAGATTACACAATTTATAGGCGATGATTGAAAAACAAATCATTTTGATAATCTATGGCAAAAGTGTTAATCATCATTGCTAATGATGAAATTAAACGTAAGTTCAAAAAGATATTCCTATAACATTTgaggttatatacatatgtatgtataatatgtacatatacatatctcgtTCGCGGATTGCGTGGAAGAATGTATTCAGTACAAAGTTTTGAAGATTTGTTCATCCAATTGTGGATTGGATATGGTTGAGAAGGAGACTTTTTTTGAGAGGACTTAATCAAAATTTGaggattttttatttacaaaaaaatgtttatctgTTTTTTGAACAAATAAATAACATCATTCTCGttttatggtgcgtacgcaccaagctaACGAAGGGCACCGCAGGGCAACTTAGCTGAAatcagtagcgtacaaaatatcgaaataaaaattaaattaaatatcaaaacttaaactattattattatattaaaattaaattcaaatatcaaaataaaattaaaattattatattaaaattcaaattagatattgaaagtttgaaacgccgaaagaaaaaaaacccttctACGAAAAACCGAAAACTCTAGTTTTAAAAAcgactttaaaaaattaattctttgatttttttttcgatcgtaGTGCGTAAATTAAAACATCTTAAGTCAAGGACTACCTAtatatgatctaattttagctcaatctcaaATAAATGAGTTTCCGTACGTTAACGCAGCATTTCTTAACCT
Encoded here:
- the LOC143917602 gene encoding uncharacterized protein LOC143917602; the protein is MGGRATNREKRLLVAEVRARPALWDDRHQHFKKASITRRLWEQIGDVLHLPGSVVKTKWKSMKDRFRREIQKCPIRPDMDRHDYSSKWEFFEMMLFVKDVISPKSSGIHLSRNEHLSSEEDTNRKYNDFRDVKKEESEVDDSEYVENSNQLNLFPSLFSHQSLISSQSISSTSLDQSRSQKRKIRDIAIESLVLQQKRLLNTIATLQSQISNIGTDYQFLISLLPYIENLDPVKKLEVRNKIQQVVLEAYRNHI